Within the Candidatus Nitrospira nitrificans genome, the region CGTGGTGTGACAAACTCGATGTTGATATCCTTTCCGAGGTAGTTCACCTGAAAGCCCTGCTTGTCGTAGGCCATGACGGCGCCCATGACGTTTTCATCGCCGTACTCCTCGTGGCCTAACACCTTTCGGATTTCTTCGGGGCTTTCGCTATTGAGGACGTTACGAAAGATACCCCTGGTCTTATAGGTGAACCGGTTATTGATGAACAGGAGGTCGACCTTTCCGTCCTGGATGCGGACCCCGGCCATTGGACCCGTCGGCTTTCGCTGATCCAGTAAGAAGATGAATGTCGCTTCCTGCTCAACTTTGATTCCGGAAATCTTTTCATTGACGAGCGTTTCAATCGCTTTGGATTCTGAATCGCCGAGTTTGATGCCGAACAGCGAGATCTCAGTGCTCGAAATCGCCGTCGGCTCCATGACATCGTTTTTGCTCAACTCGTACGGCTCGGCACGAGCTGAGCCAAGCCCTATGAGGACACTCGCCAGCAGGATGATGATTCTTGGCACGACACGCTCTTTCGTCATGGTGTTTGGCGTTTCTTTTGTATGGGTTCGCGATTGATCAGAATGGGTGAACCGGTAGAATCCAAAAAGGCATATGGCGCATTGTAGCCAAGAGCCGTCCGACCTGCAAGAAACGGGACATACGGGCAGCAACTGGACAGCGACTCGTCGGGAGGAGGCGGTACTCTTGCCTCAGGACAGTGGCTCATCGCCTAGCAACATCGCACCGAGCTCACGAAGCCGGAAAAAGTAGGTTTGGGATTCGGTGTCCAGTGTTTCCGTCAGTTCGTCGAGATCTCCCAAGCAGTCTTTCACGATGGCAACCCGTTGGTCGTCGAGACCGTCTGAACTATCAAGGTAGTAGACCACACAGCCACTAATGACCGTGTCGATCGTCATCAATTGTCCTTGATGGGGACTCGCAAACTGAGGCCAACCGATGGCGCAATGCTGTTCCCACGCTGTCGCAACCATGCTCCGATCCATGCCGTTCTCCTATTCCCCCTCCTCCATGGCGGGCAGCCTAGCGTACGCGGTTACCGAGGAGCAAGTACCCAGCCTAAGATCATCATGTGGAACGTGTATGGAAGAATCGAAGATCAGGGGTAGAGTCCACGCTGGAGATGGGCTTGCGCGACCTGGTCTATGCCGCTCATGAGCGCGGCCATGCGCATCGACACTCGGTGTTCACTCGAAAAATGAAGTGTGCGCTGAAAGGCGGACGTGATGATGTCTTGCAGTCGATTCTGGATGTCTGACGCGTTCCAGAAAAAACGTTGAAGGTCCTGTACCCATTCGAAGTACGAGACGATGACGCCGCCGGAATTGGCGAGAATATCGGGGATGACGAAGATGCCTTTGTCCGCGAGGATGCGGTCGGCTTCTAACGTTGTCGGGCCGTTCGCCCCTTCAGACAAGATTTGGCACCTCAGAGAATTCGCATTTTTAGCCGTGACTTGTTCGGACAGGGCGGCTGGCACGAGGACGGTGCAGTCTAATTGGAGCAACTCTTCATTCGTGAGCGCGTCCCCAAGTTTGGTTTCATGCAGCGGCCGGCCGGGGTCGCGTCGAAGGAGCGCCGTGATATCCAACCCCTTGTTGTTATAGATGCCCCCGTTGACGTCACTGACGGCAATGATTCGTGCACCCTGTTGCTGCATGATGCGGGCCGTGTGCGAACCGACATTTCCAAATCCTTGAATCGCCACGGTGGCGTCTTCAATCGACAATTTGAGGTGACGCAGCACCTCGCGCGTCACGTAGACGACTCCGCGTCCCGTCGCTTCTTCACGGCCCAGGCTTCCCCCGATCGAGAGCGGTTTGCCGGTCACGACACCAGGGACGGCGTAGCCGACTTGCTGGCTGTATGTGTCCATCATCCATGCCATGATCTGAGCATCAGTCCCCACATCCGGGGCCGGGACATCCTTGTCTGGGCCGATCAGCGGGAAAATCTCCGCCGCGTAGCGTCGTGTCAGTCGCTGTAACTCGGCAGGTGACAGGTGTTTTGGCGAGACTGCGACTCCGCCTTTTGCGCCGCCGTATGGTAATCCGGCCAACGCGCATTTCCATGTCATCCACATTGCAAGAGCGGCCACCTCGCCGAGGTTCACGTCGGGATGGTAACGGACGCCGCCTTTGGAGGGGCCGCGAGATGAATCGTGTTGAACGCGATAACCGGTAAAGACCTCGACCCGTCCGTCGTCCATCCGGACCGGCAGACTGACGACGAGCGAGCGTTGGGGCAGTTTCAGTCGTTCACGAAGGTTTGGATCAAGTCCCATGGCTTCCGCCGCTTGATCGAATTGAGCGACCGCTAAGCGAAACGTCGGGGTGTCGAGCTCCTGCATCGTCGTCCCTCCTAGTTATCGGATGGATGGTCGTCTGTCCGTTCGAGTGCGGCAGGCCGATCGAGCTTGAACATCGTGCGACAGAGCTGAACGAGCTCCTGTTTGACGGAATCGAGGGAGATGGCCTTCGGGCATACCGCGGCCATGGATGTTATTCGGCAGTCCGAGAACCCACAGGGATGGATTCGATGGAATGGGGTCACGTCCAGATCCACGTTGAGCGCAACCCCGTGGAGCGTCACACCCCGTTCGATGCGTATGCCGACGAACCCGATTTTTTCAGGGGCCGGAGTCATGACCCAAACGCCTGGTTTGCCAGGAATACGATGGCCCGTGATATTCCAGCGGCTCAGTAATTGAACGAGGATTTCTTCGAGTACCCAGACCAATTGCCTTGGACCCGTGGCATGTCGGTCAAGCTTGACCACGGGGTAGATCACAATCTGCCCGGGGCCGTGAAAGGTCACAGATCCTCCGCGATTGACATGGTGCAGTTCCGCTCCGTTTTCACATAAGAGCGAGGCATTGCCGCCCCAGTGCGATGTGGTGGTGCGTCGCCCCAAGGTATACACAGGGCGATGTTCGAGGATCAAGACCGTATCCGGCACCCGATTATGGACTCGCTCCTCGTGCAAGCGAGACTGCAGGTTCCATGCATGAAGGTAGGGAACTGGAGCTGTAAAGACTTGCACGGCTTCTCCGCGCGGATAGAGAACATCCGAATCGAGAGCGGTGATGGCCTGGGGAAGGGTCACCGGATCACCTGCTGGAAGAGGCGGGTCGATCGACTGATGAGAAAGTAAAGCCTGTCACGGGGTTTGTCTCTAAAGGGGGCAGCTGTATTCGGGAGAAGACATGTCCGCATGGGATGCACATTGTCGCATAACGACCCATGCAGTGGAAAGTTGCGTGCCGTCGGCTAGATTCTCAGCCGCCGGCACGAGAGAGTAAGAGGGTCCTACTTGATGGCGACGAAGAGTTCCTTGATCTCCGGGGTCTTCAATTTCTTGAGCGCTTTTGCTTCGATTTGGCGGATACGCTCGCGAGTCACGGATAAACTTTGACCAACTTGCTCCAGGGTGCTGGCTTCATCGTAGCCGATCCCGAACCGGAGTCTGATCACGGTTTGCTCACGGGGCGTCAACGTACTTAAAATTCGGGCGAGTTGATCGGTCAACTCGCCCCGGTGGACATGGGCATCGGGTGGAACGGCCTGCTGGTCCGGAATCATGTCGCCGAACTGAGTCTCTCCGTCACCAATCGGAGCTTCTAAGGCTATTGGTTCCTGAAACGCCAGCATGGTCTCGCGGAGCCTTTCCGGCCTCATACGCAGCACATGAGCGATTTCCTCTAACCGAGCCGGCCGTCCGAATTGCTGCCCGAGTTTCCGCATGACACGGAGGACCCGATGCGAGGCTTCGGTCTGGTGCACCGGAATCCGAATCGTTCTCGATTGATCCGCAATCGCGCGGGTGATGCCCTGTCGAATCCACCACGTCGCGTAGGTGC harbors:
- the lipB gene encoding lipoyl(octanoyl) transferase LipB → MTLPQAITALDSDVLYPRGEAVQVFTAPVPYLHAWNLQSRLHEERVHNRVPDTVLILEHRPVYTLGRRTTTSHWGGNASLLCENGAELHHVNRGGSVTFHGPGQIVIYPVVKLDRHATGPRQLVWVLEEILVQLLSRWNITGHRIPGKPGVWVMTPAPEKIGFVGIRIERGVTLHGVALNVDLDVTPFHRIHPCGFSDCRITSMAAVCPKAISLDSVKQELVQLCRTMFKLDRPAALERTDDHPSDN
- a CDS encoding Glu/Leu/Phe/Val family dehydrogenase → MQELDTPTFRLAVAQFDQAAEAMGLDPNLRERLKLPQRSLVVSLPVRMDDGRVEVFTGYRVQHDSSRGPSKGGVRYHPDVNLGEVAALAMWMTWKCALAGLPYGGAKGGVAVSPKHLSPAELQRLTRRYAAEIFPLIGPDKDVPAPDVGTDAQIMAWMMDTYSQQVGYAVPGVVTGKPLSIGGSLGREEATGRGVVYVTREVLRHLKLSIEDATVAIQGFGNVGSHTARIMQQQGARIIAVSDVNGGIYNNKGLDITALLRRDPGRPLHETKLGDALTNEELLQLDCTVLVPAALSEQVTAKNANSLRCQILSEGANGPTTLEADRILADKGIFVIPDILANSGGVIVSYFEWVQDLQRFFWNASDIQNRLQDIITSAFQRTLHFSSEHRVSMRMAALMSGIDQVAQAHLQRGLYP